In the Pongo abelii isolate AG06213 chromosome 18, NHGRI_mPonAbe1-v2.0_pri, whole genome shotgun sequence genome, cccacagcactccagcctgggcgacaaagcaagactccgtctcaaaacaaaaaaaccaaaaaaccaaaaaaccaaagcATAGCTGGGGGAGGATATTTCCAAGAAATTAGTTTTTGGCAAAAATTCTCAAAACTGTATAAGGTAAAATGTTCAACACAATTGCCAATATTCTTCCATCTGAGTGACCGCCCCCAAATAATTCTATATTtgagacataaaaaagaaaatcaaagctaTTCCTTATGATTCAAATAGTCTTTCCCTGAAAACATTTCAAGCTACACCGCTCAAGCTATTtaaagtctatatatatatatttattcactgGAGAATACTTCACCTACTAGGATGGATGAAACACTCAGTAATTTGAAGATACCTTTTatatgtgaaatttttaaaaagagtagataatcaaaatatatcaaacaagaaacagaaacaaatacaCCTTTCAAAATGCCCTAATTTTATATCTTAGCTCCAGTGAAAAATATCTAACATTTTAatcatgtatcagtacttcaaaAGTCAGTATTTAAGAGGAGGGGCCCACTAACTACTGGCCCATATGTTTAGTGTATGAAATTATATCCAAAGAATGCTTTAGGCGAGAACTCCTTCAAAAGACATTTTTCAGTAAGAGGCATCCTTCAGTAGAGATGATGGCAATCATTTCCCATAAGAAAAGTTATCAATTCCCCAGATTTCTTAAACTGAAGGGATACTTTTGAAAATCACAGCTCTTTAAACAAAAAACTAGAATTTTTACAATTTGCCTATAAGAAAGATTTGAGCTTCTTGTTAGGGAATTTGTAAGAATATTTGGCTGCGTTACAACTCTACTTAGAAGTTTCTGCCTGTGTATATGTCACTATAGTTCTGATAAGTTAATTaccaaaattaataatattattttaagacagggtcttgccctgtggcctaagctggagttcagtggcatggtctcggctcacagcagcctgaACCTtccaggcacaagtgatcctcccactttagcctcttgagtagctgaggccacgcccagctaatttttttttattttgtagtagagacgaggtctcactatgttgcccaggccagtcttgaactcttgggctcaagcaatcctcccacattgacctcctaaagtgctgggattataggtgtgagccactgtgcccagccaaaagtggTCTAATTAGTCAAAAGAATATGTCCAATTTTTGTGATCTCTTTGTAATTCTTTTCTATGAGTTTCCCTGGCAAATTGGTCctcctgacttttttctttctttcttttcttttcttttttttttttttcaaattgggCAGACTCCAGAATCACAGTAGATTCGGAGACTCTCCTCCTGGCTATTTTTAATCAGAAGAGCCAGAGTGTGTATTGCTTTAAATGGAATAGATACGTTCATGTGCATATGACCTCATGGGATGTTAAGCCTTAATCTCACAATGAAAACTTTCCTTTAAAGATGTCAGATttacagccaggcgcggtggctcacgcctgtaatcccagcactttgggaggctgaggcgggtggatcacgaggtcaggagttcaagaccagcctggccaagatggtgaaacccatctctactaaaaatacaaaaattggctgggcgcggtgacaggtgcctgcaatcccagctactcaggaaactgaggcaggagaatcgcttgaacccggatggcagaggttggagtgagctgagattgcatcactgcactccagcctgggcaacacagtgagactccgtctcattataaaaaaaaaaaaaaaaaaaaaaagtcagatttaATCACCAGAAACTATTTTGCAGataaccaccaccactaccaccacacTGATTGGATTCCATACAAAACAGTTTAGGTGGAAAGCATCACATTAGATACTTAATTTCTGCGATTCTTTCCCTTTCAAAAAGTCACAGTTTGCAGGccttttaatgaaaaagaaagttaagcagtagaataaaaatttaaatagctaaaattaagttttaaaaaaactcttgatatttaaatctctttaaagatacaaattcttttgaataaaaatgtaaaggggAGAGTGGGTACATATCTGAATGTTAAACTTTAGGCACTTTCTGGGAGTTGATACCCAATACTGTAAAAGTGGACTGAAGAGTCACCACTAAATAAACACATTAAGCTAAAAAATCAATAACCACTAACTCTAGTTTCAGATGCACTTCTATAGTTTCTCAAGGGTCATTAGTATACCAAAATCACTAAGAAAAACTGTGACAGAATGCTTAAAGTATCTTATGTGTGCCTCAATGTCCAAACAAATCTGGCTTAAAATTTCCAACTCAAGCCATTTAATAGGGTATGTATGTTtccaattaaatgaaataaaattaagagaattAAAAGTGATAGGGAAAGGTGGTACAGAAAATCTAAGAAGTCTAAATTAGCTAGCTTATTTTGATCAAACATACAAAATAACAAATTCACATCTCTTAAAATATCTTAATCAGAGGTCAAGACAGTTGTCCAGAAAACGTCACATTATTCATTGttatctactttttctttataaacagtGGAACCAAAGCCACTACTTGAGTTAtacttaaatttcttttcctgctttatttcaccaaatttgttttcaaaactaTACTCAACCAAAACCTATTTGGCATTTATTGTCACTAAGATGTAGCAAAGAAAAGAGTTTGCCAAATTTTAATCAAGATTAGATAAGATTTTAATACAACATACTCTGCTCATTTGAAATAAACCAGTATCTTCCACGGTTTCTTCAAAATATGCGACATGTCACAGAATACTGTAAATTTCAGTGCAAAGGATGCCACCCCAGAGACACTGTTGACTTGGCTTGGGTTAAGGTACACGTGAAAACTGCTTAAATTAaatatctacaaaaaagaaagccaaaagaCTTGTTTTGGTTGAGAACGATAGGAGTCCACAGAAGTCTTCAATTCTAGGAgcttcaaaatgaagaaaaggctGAGATGTGTTGTCTTTCACGTTCCTGTTCATCCAAGTTGCTTCCCTTTGAAGAACTAAGAAAACACTACACTCCATAATGTATTCTTTTGGAGGATTCCATAAAGTTTAAGTTCAACATCTCAGCATAAGGATGTATGCTATAGAGTAGCTAAAATCCGTAAAAAGGAGACCACCACGACGCAAAACGTCTGTCCAGTGCCCAAAGTGAGGGCTTCAAATGGTATCATTTCCTTCCCTGCTGCTCGGTAAACTCCAGCAATAGCTGCACCTGATTTAAAATGCAAGAatgttaaacaaaaacaaaaaaccaaggttAACAAACTCatgaaaatacaacatttaaaaCACTACTGTGAGTAGAATGTTCCAGATTTTATATTGAAATTTAATACAGAAATGTTAGGTTTTCCCTATTCTTTCTGTGGACTACTCTACACTTTGAGTACTCACTGCATGGCTTGCAAGATCACTTTTAGATGCTGACTCCTTAAAACCCAGAGTCTCCTagatttattgaataaaataatctggaagaaataatcaaaatcacaAAGATAGCAATTCCCACATGACCGGATTATGAACTCAAAAATATCTGTGTATTCCCCTACCAGTTACCCCATGCCTAGCCTTTAACAGGGACCTAATACATTTTTggtaacaaatgaaaaagaatctTTTGAGTTAGACTAAGCAAGAAATGTTTCAGGCCACAGGGAATCCCTGCTCCACCTTCTATCATACTCATAGTTCCCTTCAAGAAATGGATGGAGGAGGGAATAGAGGGGTGAAAAGGGAAGACAGGAGGACTCTAAGCCATAAAGTTGTTATTCATTCACAGGGCATGAGAGGAGAGATACTCAGGGATTCCTTTCTGTCTCCCAAGTCATTGATTGTTTTTATTATGTTAGTCACTATAACTTCCTGCAAATTgagaaaacaaaacgaaaaccCCTGTATCTATGCAGATACCCATTTGAGTTACTATACGAGTTCAGCATTGTACCAAGAAAGTGTACCAAGAAAGTTAACATTTCATTCATCTGAAAAGAATAGatccggccgggcatggtggcttatgcctgtaatcccagcactttgggaggccgaggtgggtggatcatctgagctcaggagtttgagaccagcctgggcaacatggtgaaaccccatctctactaaaaatacaaaaaattagccaagtgtggtggcatgcacctgtaatccctactactcgggaggctgaggcaggagagttgcttgcatccaggaggtagaggttgttgtgagctgagatcgcgacactgcactcaagcctgggcaacagaacaagatcctgtctcaaaaaaacaaaaagaactggccaagtacagtggctcaagcctataatcccagcattttggaagaccgaggcagaaggatcgcttgagcccattagtttgagaccagcctgggtaacatgacaaaaccttgtctttacaaaaaatacaaaaattagctgagtgtggtgaacgtgcctgtaatcctagttgtTTGGGTGGCTGAagtagggggatcacttgagtttgggagatcaaggctgcagtgagctgtgactatgccactgcactccagcctgggtgacacaacaaGACCCtgttctcaaataaaaataaataaataaataataaaaattttaaaaagaaaagaatagatcTAGATTTCCCAGATGACCCTCCCCACAAAATGCTCCAAACAAAATTCTCCTTGGTCATAGCGTGTTCATTCACTCAAATTTTCATCTGCAGAACACTTGTGTGTTTTATAAGGTATGAGCCCTATTCTCAAGGTACTTGGACTCTAGCTGGGGACACAAGACAGAAACAGATTTGCAATAATGCAAAATAACATACAGTGTCTCAATCACgtttacaattctttttttttttttgagacagtgtctcactcttgcacccagactggaatgcggtggcatgatcacggctccctgcagcctcaacctcctgggctcaagtgatcctcccgagcAGCTGCGActacgggcacacaccaccacacctggctattttatttatttattttttgtagagacagggtctcactatgttgcccaggctggttttgaactcttggacttaagctatcctcccaagctggcttcccaaagtgctgggattacaggcataagccaccatgcctggcacatttcACAAATGTGATATGAAggtatattaacatattttaacaagaagaaagaacaatATTAACCAAAGGTTGGCTGCCTTGAACATTTAGTGATTTAAAATGCCCACCTCCACTGGCAATGCATACATTTTGTTACTAATATCTGAAAGACATGTTTCATTGGGCCTCTCCAAAATTTAGGTACACAAGAAAGACGGGGTTGGGTAGAAAGAAGCTTAAGGAACTTGAACTGGGCCCTAAAGTGTGACTGGGATAATGAAGcgaagaaaggaaaaagtataTCCAAGGGAGCAGCAAATGGAAAGGGAACAGACTATTCATAGAgccttaaaaacagaaatgaatacaacatttattcaacaattactatgtgtcaggtattATGTTTAAGTACATCATATACACATTAGCTCAATCATGCAAGGGTATGAGGTGGGTAGTATTACCCGTATTTTACTGAGGAACAAACTAAGACAGGCCTTAGGAGCCAGTCATCCTGGGGCAGAGGGTCTCCAAAGCAGCAGTAGGTGATACAGTTAGAACACCAAGAAACTAGGCcactttctctcaaaaaaaaaaaaaaaaaaaaaaaaaaaaaaaaccaaaacctcaAGTCAAAGACACAGAGGGCGATTTCTGCTTGATGCTAAGGTTTCAATTCACAGTGAAACAAAGTTACAAATCAGTAGGaatattacatttctatattataaaaatgtatttatgtttacatctatatctaaaaaaagaaatacacaccaAGATGTAAACTGTGGCTATTATTTagggatgagaaaatggaggattttacattttaattaattagaattttcagtttatataaaatacacatttatatttatacatgagCCTTAAAATGATTTAAACTTATTGTTCTCATTTCTGTAACTGTGTCTTATCCCATAAGCAAAAGCCATAACAAAACAAACGCCCCAAAAACAGGCCTGAAAATAATTCATAACATCATGTTACTCCAATTCTTATTCAGAAAGTCCTAAGGGGAAAAAATAACCAGAGCACTAATCGGGTACTTTTCTAagcaagaattctttttttttcccccgccgggtcttgctctgtggcccaggctggagtgctatgatgtgatcacaactcactgcagcccagCATGGGCCTCCTGGCTCGAGCAatcttcccatttcagcctcccacgtagttggaaccacaggtgcacactaccacactcagctaaattttttatttttatctggagagatggggtcttgctatgttgctgaggctagtCTCAATTTCCTGGGCTTCAGCAagcctcccatctctgcctcccaaagtgctgggattacagtcatgagccactacacctggcaaaGAATTCTTGTCATCAGAATTTGTCTTCTATCTTTATAGCAACCACACCCACATGAGTGGAGGTAATTCATCAACCATCTTGCAGGGTCAATGCTCAAGTGATAGCTGATCAGAGAGAAGTAGCTTCCAAAAAGATAAATTTTCCTCTTGCTGGTGGCCTCTCTCACAAGATATATCTCACAAAGTTTAACATGACTTCCCTGAAGCCACTGAGATGAACTCTGACTCAAGAAGTCAAAGAGGTTAGCCAAGTAATAGGACCTTGggggtggaaaaaaaaatcaatacattaaaaaaactggccaggcacagtggctcatgcctgtaatcccagcactttgagaggccgaggtgggcagatcgcttgagctcaggagttcgagacctgggcaacatgacaaaaccctgtctctacaaaaaatacaaaaaaattagccaggcatggtggcacacccctgtagtccaagcttcttgggaggctgatataGGAGGAATACttaagcccaagaggtcgaggctgcagtgagccaagattgcaaccactgcactccggccttggtgacatagggagaccctgtctggaCTTGTGGTTAAAAGCCACTCTTTCCTTCATCCTACTCAGATATGTTTTCTAAAATAGGTCCTGAAATTGACTAGtcatattaaacatttttgacTGGTATTTTAATGTCTAACATACTTGTCAAGATTCCAGCAGTAATTGGTCCCACGATGCCCATCAACAGGATGCTTACAGACATGAACCTACCATATTTGTGATGTCTGAGGGTGAAGAGGGCCAGTAATCCAGCAGGGAcatgaaagaagagagaagacaccAGTGCCCACAGGAACACACCATACCACATCTCTATGAGGGAAGACAAAGAAAGGTCGTGAATCACTGCCTTTCCCAGGACAACCATTGCAGAGGGTACTCATCATACCCGTGATTTCATTTTGAacaccatttcttttttcctttttttggaaaatttttattttttttattttttatttttttgagacggagtcttgctctgtcacccaggctggagtgtagcggcgcaatctcggctcactgcaagctccacctcccgggttcacaccattctcctgcctcagcctcccaagtagctgggactacaggcgcccgccaccatgcccgaataGTTTTtggtattgttagtagagacggggtttcaccgtgttagccaggatggtctcggtctcctgacctcgtgatccacccaccttggcctcccaaagtgctgggattacaggtgtgagccaccacgcccagccaaaaatttttatttttaaagacagggtctcactctgtcacccaggctgcagtgcagtggcaccatcatggctcactgcagccttgacctcctaggtcTGGGtgttctcccgcttcagcctccggagtagctggaactacagatgtgtgctaccacgcctggcaaaattttttttttgtattttctttttttatgagacagggtctcactactctgttgcccaggatggagtgcagtgggagtttggccaggctggtctcaaactcccgaccttaggtgatctgcccgccttggcctcccaaagtgataggataacaggcatgagccactgcgcctcgcctgtattttctttagagatggggtctcaccgtgttgcccaggctggtcttgaatgtcTCGGCTCAaacaatccgcccaccttggcctcctaaagggcagggattacaggtgtgaggccaccacatccggccttcAACATCATTTACTTGCAAAGTAGGGTTCATCAGTCAAATATCCAAATATTGACGGTTTTAGAGGGTTCAACAAACTACTGCCCACAAACCCACCACCTGTTTTTTACACAGACTTATCTGAACCCATTCATAATACTTTTATACATACACACTTATCTGAAACCATTTACAAGAGTTTTGTACACACATACTTATTCAACCCATGCCCTTTCATTTAAGtattgtttatggctgctttcCAGCTTCAAGGGCAAAGCTGATAACAGTGACACAGACCACATGAcccataaagcctaaaatatttactatctggcccttcacagaaaaagCTGACCAATCCCTGTACcctcaaactgaaaaaaaaggtTCATCTAGATTTCAAAATTGACCTAAATAATGTCCCCTGACCATGgctgggcacggcagctcacgactgtaatcctaacacttcagatggccaaggtgggcaggtcgcttgagcccaggagttcgagactagctttgGCAATACAGCGAAACcgtgtcgctacaaaaaatacaaaaattagcctggcatggtattgcatacctgtagtcctagctactcgagaggctgaggtgggaggattgcttgagcctgggaggcagaggctgcagtgagtcaagatcatgctactgcactcccgcctgagcaacagggtgagacgGTCTCAAAAAACccctaaaaaccaaaaaacccaaacaaaaataattcccCCATAAGAGGCACAAGCCCAAGTGCCAATTGGTAGGGTACTATGCAATCAATGCCTGCTGATCTTTCCTGACCTTTTGATCACTCAGTCTTCTAAAATGGACAGCTATACAATTATATCCATTCAACAATCATTTTAAAGACAACGCAGTAAACATCAAGCCATCACCTCCTATTAGGATTTCAAAGCTCTTTAGGATATGAAATAAATaccagaaaatataaatgtttggCTTGAAGACAAATGGCAGGTAAACAACAGCACAGGTTAGGAGAGCTGGCTCCTACAGAACTCTAATCACTCTTAAGGTGTCTGTAATTCAGGCAACATTAAGATACATATAATCATCAACTATGTATGAAAAACTATGCATGAGGCACCctggaaaatataaagaaaacaaaaccatccTGCTGGAATGTGACTTTACAATTTGTTAAATGGCCCATGTAGCATTTCCCCCCAGTGAACCCAAGGCAAGGCCTTAGAATCCTCAAGGTAGCTCTCTAGCTACCTGTAGGGAGGGATTGGCGGTGACACATTAGATAAAACCCACTGTCCATCCTTGGCTACAGGCAGGTAAGTAGCAAGTGATTTTTGAGATCAGTGAAGAGCTTAGCTCAGCAGGGTTTCTTGACCACCGCCCTCCGCCCTATTGACATTTGGACCAGATAACTTTTCATTGTCGGGGCTGCACCGTGCACCGTAGGATATGGAGAGGCACCTCTGGCCTGCAGCACTCTATTCCCAGTTGTGTCAACCAAAAATATTTCCAGACATATCAAATGTCCCCAAGAGGGCAAAACTACCCTGATTAAAAACCACGGGCTTTACCAAAGTGCAGAGGCTTTATAAGAGCCatgatggccgggcgtggtggctcacacctgtaatcccaccactttgggaggccgaggtgggcgaatcacgaggtcaggagttcaagaccagcctggccaacatagtgaaaacctgtctctactaaaaatacacacacacacacacacacacacacacacacacaaaattagccaggcatggtggcgggcgcctgtagtcccagctacttgggaggctgaggcaggagaatcgcttgaacccaggaggcagaggttgcagtgagctgagatcacaccactgcactccagcctgggtgacagaatgacactccgtctcaaaaaaaaaaaaaaaagagcaatgacAGTTAAAGCTATAAAGACAGATGAGGGACACCCTTTGGGGAATTTGACACCAGACTAAGGACTTAACAAAAGATCTGAAGTGCCAGTGTAGGTTTTGAGCAGTAACGGTTGTCATGACATTATTCCACAGGCCCCACCTGACACTCCTAGTTGGAATACAAACTGGAAAACCACCTTTTTGCAGGGTAATTTGGAAGTCAAATGTGCATGGCCCTTGCTGCAACAATTTTACTTCCGGGGATACACCCTACAGAAAAGCATAGGTAGGCAAGGACAGAGGTAACAAGAAGGTCCCAACAGCATTGTCCATAATAGCAAAAACTAGAAGTCACC is a window encoding:
- the TMEM170A gene encoding transmembrane protein 170A isoform X3; translated protein: MEREGSGGSGGSAGLLQQILSLKVVPRVGNGTLCPNSTSLCSFPEMWYGVFLWALVSSLFFHVPAGLLALFTLRHHKYGAAIAGVYRAAGKEMIPFEALTLGTGQTFCVVVVSFLRILATL
- the TMEM170A gene encoding transmembrane protein 170A isoform X2, with protein sequence MESRWKAPSGQTRSGQARTQRPLRRPRWADCLSRDIQDQPGQHEMWYGVFLWALVSSLFFHVPAGLLALFTLRHHKYGRFMSVSILLMGIVGPITAGILTSAAIAGVYRAAGKEMIPFEALTLGTGQTFCVVVVSFLRILATL
- the TMEM170A gene encoding transmembrane protein 170A isoform X5 gives rise to the protein MWYGVFLWALVSSLFFHVPAGLLALFTLRHHKYGRFMSVSILLMGIVGPITAGILTSAAIAGVYRAAGKEMIPFEALTLGTGQTFCVVVVSFLRILATL
- the TMEM170A gene encoding transmembrane protein 170A isoform X1, with translation MEREGSGGSGGSAGLLQQILSLKVVPRVGNGTLCPNSTSLCSFPEMWYGVFLWALVSSLFFHVPAGLLALFTLRHHKYGRFMSVSILLMGIVGPITAGILTSAAIAGVYRAAGKEMIPFEALTLGTGQTFCVVVVSFLRILATL
- the TMEM170A gene encoding transmembrane protein 170A isoform X4, translated to MGRPWMVMILESKSEEKMWYGVFLWALVSSLFFHVPAGLLALFTLRHHKYGRFMSVSILLMGIVGPITAGILTSAAIAGVYRAAGKEMIPFEALTLGTGQTFCVVVVSFLRILATL
- the TMEM170A gene encoding transmembrane protein 170A isoform X6, whose product is MWYGVFLWALVSSLFFHVPAGLLALFTLRHHKYGAAIAGVYRAAGKEMIPFEALTLGTGQTFCVVVVSFLRILATL